One window of the Pradoshia eiseniae genome contains the following:
- the icmF gene encoding fused isobutyryl-CoA mutase/GTPase IcmF — MNSEYKPKNHIRFVTASSLFDGHDVSVNIMRRILQAKGAEVIHLGHNRSVEEVVSAAIEEDVQGIAVSSYQGGHVEYFKYMYDLLKERGASHIRIYGGGGGVIIPREIKELHDYGIARIFSPEDGRELGLDGMMELLIKECDFPLPALESISAETLNPDQPLAVARAITMAENKLFRSEEAATTEPALEGLASAAGTIPVIGITGTGGAGKSSLTDELICRFIRELPDHRLAILSIDPTKQKTGGALLGDRIRMNAIFHPNVYMRSLATRDSRSELSSSIKDAIAVVKAAGYDAVIVETSGIGQGDAAITDVCDISMYVMTSEFGAPTQLEKIDMIDYADFIVINKFERKGSQDALRQVQKQYQRSRNLFDRDLAELPVYGTIASQFNDEGTNALFAALIEAMAKYTGTDYKTRYSKDAKTEKQHTIIPPDRQYYLRELADAVRSYHERTAREEESARRLFQIEGTIEALAESGDTIETLQQLKEKTKQSLHPDTVEIIEGWEAQRKSYSGDELVTRVRDREIRTELKTISLSGLAIPKVALPKFKDYGEIVRWVRSENVPGKFPFTAGVFPFKRKEEDPKRQFAGEGSPERTNRRFHYLSKDDEAKRLSTAFDSVTLYGEDPHIRPDIYGKVGESGVSVCTLDDMKKLYAGFDLCAPSTSVSMTINGPAPIILAMFMNTAIDQQLEKKEQELGRKLTEEEAQNVRSETLQVVRGTVQADILKEDQGQNTCIFSTEFALKMMGDIQEYFVSNQVKNYYSVSISGYHIAEAGANPISQLAFTLSNGFTYVEYYLSRGMKIDDFAPNLSFFFSNGLDPEYTVLGRVARRIWAIVMKEKYGANERSQKLKYHIQTSGRSLHAQEIDFNDIRTTLQALIALQDNCNSLHTNAYDEAITTPTEESVRRAMAIQMIITKEFGLMKNENSLQGSYIIDELTDLVEEAVLQEFERINDRGGVLGAMEMQYQRGKIQDESMHYETKKHNGELPIIGVNTYLNPNPPSEDEVNNMQLARATKEEKDLQLRNLEAFKEKHQQEAGAALERLKEAAIRGENIFEQLMETVRVASLGQITHALYEVGGQYRRNM, encoded by the coding sequence ATGAACAGCGAGTACAAACCGAAGAATCATATCCGCTTTGTCACGGCATCAAGCCTTTTTGACGGGCATGATGTCAGCGTGAATATCATGAGGAGAATTCTTCAGGCAAAGGGAGCGGAGGTCATTCACCTAGGGCATAATCGCTCGGTGGAAGAGGTTGTGAGTGCGGCTATTGAAGAGGATGTACAGGGGATTGCCGTTTCCTCCTATCAAGGCGGCCATGTGGAATATTTCAAATACATGTATGATTTATTAAAGGAAAGAGGAGCCTCTCATATTCGTATTTATGGCGGCGGGGGAGGAGTCATCATCCCGCGGGAGATCAAGGAGCTGCATGATTACGGAATCGCCCGCATCTTTTCGCCAGAGGACGGGCGCGAACTTGGCCTGGACGGCATGATGGAGCTATTAATCAAGGAATGTGATTTCCCGCTGCCGGCACTAGAGAGCATTTCAGCGGAAACACTTAATCCTGACCAGCCGCTCGCTGTCGCCCGCGCGATTACCATGGCAGAAAACAAGCTGTTCCGTTCAGAAGAGGCGGCGACGACTGAGCCAGCATTAGAGGGTCTAGCAAGTGCTGCGGGCACCATTCCTGTTATTGGGATTACTGGCACCGGCGGAGCAGGAAAGAGCTCGCTGACGGATGAGCTGATCTGCCGCTTTATTCGGGAGCTTCCGGATCACCGTCTGGCCATTTTATCCATTGACCCGACGAAGCAGAAAACAGGCGGAGCCCTGCTTGGGGACAGAATCCGCATGAATGCTATCTTTCATCCGAACGTCTATATGAGAAGCCTGGCGACAAGGGACTCGCGCTCAGAGCTATCCTCCTCCATCAAGGATGCGATTGCTGTTGTGAAGGCCGCTGGCTATGATGCAGTCATCGTCGAAACAAGCGGAATTGGCCAAGGGGATGCAGCAATCACGGATGTTTGCGATATTTCGATGTATGTGATGACAAGTGAATTTGGAGCCCCAACCCAGCTTGAGAAGATTGATATGATTGATTACGCAGATTTCATCGTTATTAATAAATTTGAACGGAAAGGGTCTCAGGATGCCCTGCGCCAGGTGCAAAAGCAATATCAGCGCAGCCGCAATCTCTTTGATCGTGACTTAGCAGAGCTGCCGGTGTATGGCACGATTGCCAGCCAATTCAATGACGAAGGGACAAATGCGTTATTTGCCGCCTTGATTGAGGCGATGGCAAAGTATACCGGAACCGACTACAAGACGCGCTACAGCAAGGATGCGAAGACCGAGAAGCAGCATACGATTATCCCGCCGGACCGTCAATACTATTTGCGCGAACTTGCTGATGCCGTTCGGTCCTATCATGAGCGCACCGCACGTGAAGAGGAGTCAGCCCGCAGACTTTTCCAGATTGAGGGGACGATTGAAGCCCTCGCTGAGAGCGGAGATACCATTGAAACGCTGCAGCAGCTAAAGGAAAAGACGAAGCAATCACTCCATCCGGACACAGTCGAGATTATCGAAGGATGGGAAGCGCAAAGGAAATCATACAGCGGGGATGAGCTAGTGACAAGGGTACGCGACCGGGAAATCCGGACCGAGCTGAAGACCATTTCTTTAAGTGGCCTGGCCATACCAAAGGTGGCCCTGCCGAAATTCAAGGATTACGGGGAGATTGTCCGCTGGGTCCGAAGCGAGAATGTTCCGGGAAAATTCCCGTTTACGGCTGGGGTCTTCCCTTTCAAGCGGAAGGAGGAGGATCCGAAACGTCAATTCGCCGGAGAAGGATCTCCAGAAAGGACGAACCGCCGCTTCCATTATCTTTCAAAGGATGATGAGGCTAAACGGCTGAGCACGGCCTTTGATTCGGTCACCTTATATGGCGAGGACCCGCATATCCGTCCTGATATTTACGGCAAGGTTGGGGAGAGCGGTGTGAGCGTTTGTACGCTTGATGATATGAAGAAGCTTTACGCCGGCTTTGACCTATGTGCGCCAAGTACCTCCGTTTCGATGACAATTAACGGACCGGCTCCTATAATTCTTGCGATGTTCATGAACACGGCAATTGATCAGCAGCTTGAGAAAAAGGAACAAGAGCTTGGGCGTAAGCTTACAGAGGAAGAAGCGCAGAACGTTAGGAGTGAAACGCTTCAAGTTGTTCGAGGGACCGTTCAGGCTGATATTTTAAAAGAGGATCAAGGGCAAAATACGTGTATCTTCTCAACAGAATTTGCCTTGAAAATGATGGGTGACATCCAGGAATACTTCGTCAGCAATCAAGTGAAGAATTATTACTCTGTCTCCATCTCAGGCTACCATATCGCTGAAGCAGGGGCGAATCCAATATCTCAGCTTGCCTTCACGCTCTCCAATGGCTTTACGTATGTAGAGTATTATTTGAGCCGCGGCATGAAGATTGATGACTTTGCTCCCAATCTATCATTCTTTTTCTCCAATGGCCTTGACCCAGAATACACCGTATTGGGCCGCGTGGCGCGCAGGATCTGGGCTATCGTCATGAAGGAGAAATATGGCGCAAATGAGCGGAGTCAGAAACTGAAGTATCATATTCAAACATCCGGCCGCTCCTTACACGCACAGGAAATTGATTTCAATGATATTCGAACAACCTTGCAGGCGCTCATCGCCCTGCAGGACAATTGCAATTCCTTGCATACAAATGCATATGATGAAGCGATCACGACGCCAACGGAGGAATCTGTGCGCCGGGCCATGGCAATTCAAATGATTATCACGAAGGAATTCGGACTGATGAAGAATGAGAATTCCCTTCAAGGCTCTTATATCATCGATGAGCTGACAGACCTTGTGGAAGAAGCCGTTTTACAGGAGTTCGAACGCATCAATGACCGCGGCGGTGTGCTTGGTGCCATGGAGATGCAATACCAGCGAGGCAAGATACAGGATGAATCGATGCATTATGAGACGAAAAAGCATAATGGCGAGCTTCCAATCATCGGGGTGAATACGTATTTGAACCCGAATCCGCCGAGTGAGGATGAGGTCAACAATATGCAGCTTGCCCGTGCTACGAAGGAAGAGAAGGACCTGCAGCTTAGAAATCTGGAAGCATTTAAGGAGAAGCATCAGCAGGAGGCGGGTGCTGCACTTGAACGCTTGAAGGAAGCGGCGATACGAGGTGAGAATATCTTTGAACAATTGATGGAGACGGTTCGTGTAGCAAGTCTTGGACAGATTACACATGCTTTATATGAGGTTGGGGGACAATATCGCAGAAACATGTAA
- the fsa gene encoding fructose-6-phosphate aldolase produces the protein MKFFIDTANLDEIKEAHALGVLSGVTTNPSLVAKEKGVSFHDRLREITALVPGSVSAEVISLEAEEMIREGKELAKIAPNITVKIPMTPDGLKAVRALTDEGIKTNVTLIFNANQALLAARAGATYVSPFIGRLDDIGQNGLDLIAEIAEIFAIHDIDSEIIAASIRHPQHVTQAALRGAHIATIPYKVILQLCKHPLTDKGIEAFLKDWESIGS, from the coding sequence ATGAAATTTTTTATCGATACAGCTAATTTAGATGAAATCAAAGAAGCACATGCGTTGGGCGTACTTTCTGGCGTAACAACAAACCCATCATTAGTGGCGAAAGAAAAAGGTGTATCCTTCCATGATCGCCTCCGTGAGATTACTGCGCTCGTACCTGGCTCTGTCAGTGCAGAGGTTATCTCTCTTGAAGCGGAAGAAATGATCCGTGAAGGAAAAGAGCTTGCGAAAATTGCGCCGAATATTACCGTAAAGATTCCAATGACGCCGGATGGGCTGAAAGCAGTACGCGCGTTGACTGATGAAGGCATCAAAACAAATGTAACCCTCATCTTTAATGCTAATCAGGCTCTCTTAGCGGCAAGAGCAGGGGCAACCTATGTATCTCCGTTTATCGGAAGACTTGATGATATTGGCCAAAATGGGTTGGACTTAATTGCTGAAATTGCAGAAATCTTCGCTATCCATGATATTGATTCTGAAATCATCGCAGCGAGCATTCGTCATCCGCAGCACGTGACACAAGCAGCATTGCGCGGTGCGCATATTGCGACTATTCCGTATAAGGTCATCCTGCAATTATGCAAGCATCCGTTAACTGACAAGGGAATTGAAGCCTTCTTGAAGGATTGGGAAAGCATCGGGTCCTAA
- the glpX gene encoding class II fructose-bisphosphatase, with product MERSLSMELVRVTEAAALASARWMGRGKKDEADDAATSAMRDVFDTVPMKGTVVIGEGEMDEAPMLYIGEKLGTGYGQRVDVAVDPLEGTNIVASGGWNALAVLAVADHGNLLHAPDMYMDKIAVGPEAVGSIDINAPIIDNLKAVAKAKNKDIEDIVATVLNRKRHEEIIYQLREAGARIKLINDGDVAGAINTAFDDTGVDILFGSGGAPEGVLAAVALKCLGGEIQGKLIPQSEAEQERCLNMGIDVNKILLMEDLVRGEDAIFAATGVTDGELLKGVQFKSNNYGLTHSVVMRAKSGTVRFIEGKHSLKKKPNLVIKS from the coding sequence ATGGAAAGAAGTTTATCAATGGAGTTGGTTAGGGTAACCGAGGCAGCAGCATTGGCCTCTGCAAGATGGATGGGGCGCGGTAAGAAGGATGAGGCGGATGATGCCGCAACAAGCGCCATGCGGGACGTTTTTGATACAGTTCCTATGAAGGGCACGGTTGTGATTGGGGAAGGTGAGATGGATGAAGCCCCAATGCTCTATATTGGCGAGAAATTAGGAACGGGATATGGACAGCGTGTAGACGTGGCCGTTGACCCGCTCGAAGGAACAAATATCGTCGCCTCAGGAGGCTGGAATGCCCTGGCCGTACTTGCGGTTGCAGATCACGGCAATTTGCTGCATGCCCCTGATATGTATATGGACAAGATTGCTGTCGGTCCCGAAGCAGTCGGAAGCATTGACATTAATGCACCAATCATTGATAATCTGAAAGCGGTTGCCAAGGCTAAGAATAAAGACATAGAAGACATCGTGGCAACCGTGCTGAACCGCAAACGCCATGAAGAAATCATTTATCAGCTGAGAGAAGCGGGTGCCCGTATTAAGCTCATCAATGATGGAGATGTAGCCGGAGCCATCAACACAGCCTTTGATGACACGGGTGTGGACATTCTATTTGGTTCCGGGGGAGCTCCGGAGGGTGTGCTTGCCGCTGTTGCCCTTAAATGTCTCGGAGGAGAAATTCAAGGCAAGCTCATCCCGCAGAGCGAAGCAGAACAAGAACGCTGCTTGAATATGGGCATTGACGTCAATAAGATTCTCCTCATGGAGGACCTTGTTCGCGGAGAAGATGCTATTTTCGCCGCTACTGGCGTGACAGACGGAGAGCTGCTCAAAGGTGTTCAATTTAAAAGCAATAATTATGGTCTCACACATTCAGTCGTTATGAGAGCAAAGTCAGGAACAGTGCGTTTCATCGAAGGAAAACACAGCTTGAAGAAAAAACCAAATCTGGTCATTAAATCGTAA
- the rpoE gene encoding DNA-directed RNA polymerase subunit delta yields the protein MTLAKMSVEDIREMAFIEIANLLLIEKKEAIDFKVMMDEIQKLLGLSNEEVAEKIGQFYTDLNVDGRFISIGDNRWGLKGWYPVEQVEEETVPASKVKKKKGKKVVDDDDLVDFDAIDEDDEDLDFDDIDDYDDDDDDEDLIDDDFDEDVDDDDDDLIEDEEEIIKDKFVIEDDEEEEEEEEDFEDEEDIR from the coding sequence ATGACTTTAGCCAAGATGTCTGTCGAAGATATTCGTGAAATGGCCTTCATTGAAATTGCAAACTTATTACTTATAGAAAAGAAAGAAGCCATAGACTTTAAAGTGATGATGGATGAGATCCAAAAATTACTTGGTTTATCAAACGAGGAAGTGGCGGAAAAAATCGGACAGTTCTACACAGACCTGAACGTTGATGGCCGTTTCATCAGCATCGGGGATAACCGCTGGGGATTAAAAGGCTGGTATCCTGTTGAACAAGTCGAAGAAGAAACCGTTCCTGCTTCCAAAGTGAAGAAGAAAAAAGGCAAGAAAGTCGTTGATGATGACGATTTAGTTGACTTCGATGCAATCGATGAAGATGATGAAGACTTAGATTTCGATGATATCGATGATTATGATGATGATGATGACGACGAAGATCTAATTGATGACGACTTCGATGAAGATGTCGATGACGATGATGATGACTTGATTGAAGACGAAGAAGAAATTATCAAAGATAAATTTGTTATCGAAGATGATGAAGAAGAAGAAGAAGAAGAAGAGGACTTTGAGGACGAGGAAGATATTCGCTAA
- a CDS encoding UDP-N-acetylglucosamine 1-carboxyvinyltransferase, translated as MEKLKIAGGYPLKGEVRISGAKNSAVALIPATILAGSSVTIEGLPEISDVEMLKGLLEEIGGKVTLENNEMTVDPSQMVPMPLPNGRVKQLRASYYLMGAMLGKFKKAVIGLPGGCYLGPRPIDQHIKGFEALGAQVTNEQGAIYLRADELRGARIYLDVVSVGATINIMLAAVLAKGKTIIENAAKEPEIIDVATLLTNMGARIKGAGTDVIRIEGVEELHGCRHTIIPDRIEAGTYMIIAAAAGEGILIDNVIPQHLESLIAKLREMGVVVEERDDQIYIPKTDKLKAVDIKTLVYPGFPTDLQQPFTTLLTKAEGSAIVTDTIYGARFKHIDELRRMNASIKVEGRSAIVNGPVQLTGARVKASDLRAGAALIAAGLLAEGVTEITGVEHIDRGYSFIVDKLSGLGATIWREELTEREIEQLENS; from the coding sequence ATGGAAAAGCTGAAAATAGCAGGTGGTTACCCGTTAAAAGGGGAAGTTCGTATAAGCGGTGCCAAGAATAGCGCGGTAGCTTTAATTCCGGCGACTATCTTGGCCGGCTCCTCTGTTACGATTGAAGGATTGCCTGAGATCTCTGATGTAGAAATGCTTAAAGGATTGCTTGAGGAGATTGGCGGGAAGGTGACGCTTGAGAATAATGAAATGACCGTCGATCCTTCTCAGATGGTCCCAATGCCATTGCCAAACGGACGAGTGAAGCAGCTGCGTGCTTCCTATTATTTGATGGGTGCGATGCTCGGCAAATTCAAGAAAGCCGTCATTGGGCTCCCAGGTGGCTGCTACCTTGGGCCGCGCCCAATTGACCAGCATATTAAAGGATTTGAAGCATTGGGTGCACAGGTGACGAATGAGCAGGGCGCTATTTACCTGCGTGCTGATGAACTTCGCGGTGCACGTATTTATCTGGATGTCGTCAGTGTAGGGGCGACCATCAATATTATGCTTGCAGCCGTATTGGCAAAGGGAAAGACCATTATTGAGAATGCCGCTAAAGAGCCGGAAATTATCGATGTGGCAACCCTTTTAACCAATATGGGCGCTCGTATCAAGGGGGCTGGAACCGATGTGATTCGCATCGAGGGGGTAGAGGAACTGCACGGCTGCCGTCATACCATCATTCCAGACCGAATCGAGGCAGGCACCTACATGATTATTGCGGCTGCGGCTGGGGAAGGAATCCTTATTGACAATGTCATTCCTCAGCACCTTGAGTCCCTGATTGCTAAATTGAGGGAGATGGGCGTCGTCGTTGAAGAAAGGGATGATCAGATCTACATCCCGAAAACAGATAAATTAAAGGCAGTTGATATAAAGACACTGGTTTATCCAGGTTTTCCGACTGACCTCCAGCAGCCGTTCACTACTCTTTTGACAAAGGCAGAAGGCTCGGCAATTGTAACGGACACGATTTATGGAGCTCGTTTTAAGCATATTGATGAATTGCGGAGAATGAATGCAAGCATTAAGGTAGAGGGACGTTCAGCTATCGTGAATGGACCGGTTCAATTGACGGGTGCCAGAGTTAAAGCGAGTGACCTGCGCGCAGGGGCCGCCTTAATCGCAGCAGGGCTTTTGGCAGAAGGCGTGACAGAGATAACAGGTGTAGAACATATTGACCGTGGCTATAGTTTTATCGTGGACAAGCTGTCTGGTCTTGGAGCAACGATTTGGAGAGAAGAGTTAACCGAAAGAGAGATTGAGCAGCTGGAGAATTCATAA
- a CDS encoding response regulator, whose amino-acid sequence MNDKKILIVDDQFGIRILLNEVLQQEGYQTFMAANGEQALVLQKQEDPDLVLLDMKIPGMDGIEILKRMKQADKDIRVLIMTAYGELDMIEEALSLGALTHFAKPFDIDDIRKAVKKHLLVANFDS is encoded by the coding sequence ATGAACGATAAAAAGATTCTAATCGTGGATGATCAGTTCGGAATCAGGATACTGTTAAACGAAGTATTACAGCAGGAAGGCTATCAAACTTTTATGGCTGCAAACGGGGAGCAGGCACTCGTTCTCCAGAAACAAGAGGATCCTGATCTTGTTCTGCTTGATATGAAGATACCGGGTATGGATGGCATTGAGATTTTGAAGAGAATGAAGCAAGCGGATAAGGATATTCGCGTTTTAATTATGACGGCTTATGGAGAGCTTGATATGATTGAAGAGGCACTTAGTCTGGGAGCTTTGACCCATTTTGCTAAGCCATTTGATATTGATGATATCCGAAAGGCTGTCAAGAAACACCTTTTGGTGGCAAATTTCGATAGTTAA
- a CDS encoding class II fructose-bisphosphate aldolase — MPLVSMTEMLNKALEGKYAVGQFNINNLEWTQAILAAAEEEKSPVILGVSEGAARHMGGFKTVVMMVKGLLEDMNITVPVAIHLDHGSSYDKCKAAIDAGFTSVMIDASHHPFEENIETTKKVVEYAHANGVSVEAELGTVGGQEDDVVADGVIYADPQECKELVEKTGIDCLAPALGSVHGPYKGEPNLGFAEMEEIKNLTNMPLVLHGGTGIPVADIQKSISLGTSKINVNTENQIAFAKRVREVLDADKEVYDPRKFIGPGREAIKETVIGKIREFGSNGKA, encoded by the coding sequence ATGCCTTTAGTTTCAATGACAGAAATGCTCAACAAAGCATTGGAAGGTAAATATGCAGTTGGACAGTTTAACATCAACAACCTAGAGTGGACTCAAGCTATTCTAGCAGCTGCAGAAGAAGAAAAATCACCAGTTATCCTTGGTGTATCTGAAGGTGCTGCTCGCCATATGGGCGGTTTCAAAACCGTTGTTATGATGGTTAAAGGTCTTTTAGAAGACATGAACATTACGGTTCCTGTTGCGATTCACCTTGATCATGGTTCTTCTTACGATAAATGTAAAGCGGCGATTGATGCAGGTTTCACATCTGTTATGATTGATGCTTCTCATCATCCATTTGAGGAAAACATTGAAACAACAAAGAAAGTTGTTGAATATGCTCACGCTAATGGAGTTTCTGTTGAGGCAGAGCTTGGAACAGTCGGCGGACAAGAAGATGACGTTGTTGCTGACGGTGTAATCTATGCTGATCCGCAAGAATGTAAAGAGCTTGTTGAGAAAACAGGCATCGATTGCCTAGCTCCAGCGCTTGGTTCTGTACACGGACCATACAAGGGTGAGCCAAACCTTGGATTTGCCGAAATGGAGGAAATCAAAAACCTTACGAATATGCCATTAGTATTACACGGAGGTACTGGCATTCCTGTAGCGGACATCCAAAAATCTATCTCTTTAGGGACATCTAAAATCAACGTTAATACTGAGAACCAAATCGCTTTTGCGAAGCGTGTTCGCGAAGTGCTTGACGCTGACAAAGAAGTCTATGATCCACGGAAATTTATCGGACCGGGACGCGAAGCGATTAAAGAAACGGTTATTGGGAAAATCCGTGAGTTCGGTTCAAACGGAAAAGCTTAA
- a CDS encoding DUF2529 family protein, producing the protein MLKVFLTQLTGVYKKIEQEEQESIEDAARLLAQALTAKGQVYIHGFKEMEGIVSQAINGPEPLKGLKKLYSGQYMVQAQQRDRAIIFARSATEKEAVALAESLRGQHVPFVAVSQGIKPEEEGKPNLAEIADVHVDIKAARGLVPNEDGTRSGIPTLAAALFAYQGIIMAVDEILREYEEE; encoded by the coding sequence TTGTTAAAAGTATTCCTGACACAATTAACAGGTGTATATAAAAAAATTGAGCAAGAAGAACAAGAAAGCATCGAGGACGCTGCGCGCCTTTTAGCCCAGGCCTTAACGGCAAAAGGGCAAGTCTACATCCACGGTTTTAAGGAGATGGAAGGAATCGTCTCCCAGGCAATCAATGGCCCTGAACCATTGAAGGGTCTGAAAAAACTATACAGCGGACAATACATGGTTCAAGCCCAGCAACGCGACCGCGCCATTATCTTCGCCCGCTCCGCAACTGAAAAAGAAGCCGTCGCCCTCGCAGAATCCCTGCGCGGCCAGCACGTCCCCTTTGTCGCTGTCTCTCAAGGCATCAAGCCAGAGGAAGAAGGCAAGCCAAACTTAGCTGAAATCGCTGATGTGCATGTCGATATCAAGGCGGCACGAGGACTTGTGCCAAACGAAGACGGGACAAGAAGCGGAATTCCTACACTCGCCGCTGCGCTTTTTGCCTATCAGGGCATCATCATGGCCGTGGATGAAATATTGCGGGAATATGAGGAAGAATAA
- a CDS encoding CTP synthase has protein sequence MTKYIFVTGGVVSSLGKGITAASLGRLLKNRGLKVTIQKFDPYINVDPGTMSPYQHGEVFVTDDGAETDLDLGHYERFIDINLSKLSNVTTGKIYSHVLKKERRGDYLGGTVQVIPHITNEIKERILKAGHDTNADVVITEIGGTVGDIESLPFLEAIRQIKSDIGSDNVLYIHCTLIPYLKAAGEMKTKPTQHSVKELRSLGIQPNIIVVRTEMPISQDMKDKLALFCDIDKNAVIECPDADTLYKVPLMLQDQKMDQIVCNHLKLQTPDAEMTEWKELVEKVTHLSKTVTIGLVGKYVELQDAYISVVESLKHAGYAFDADIKIKWINAEEVTKENVEELLGDVAGVLVPGGFGDRGIEGKIAAIEYARTHKKPFLGICLGMQLASIEFARNVLGLEDANSSEINPATTNPIIDLLPEQKDVEDLGGTLRLGLYPCKVVPGTKTAEAYKEEVVYERHRHRYEFNNHYREDMEKQGFVFSGTSPDGRLVEIIELKDHPWFVASQFHPEFISRPTRPQPLFRDFVKASLEER, from the coding sequence ATGACAAAGTATATTTTTGTTACTGGAGGCGTTGTTTCCTCACTAGGAAAAGGAATCACAGCTGCTTCTCTAGGTCGTTTGCTAAAAAATAGAGGGTTAAAGGTGACAATCCAAAAATTCGATCCATATATCAACGTTGACCCAGGTACAATGAGTCCTTATCAGCATGGTGAAGTATTCGTTACAGATGATGGTGCGGAAACAGATCTTGACCTTGGCCACTATGAGCGCTTTATTGACATCAATCTTTCCAAGCTCTCTAATGTGACGACAGGAAAAATCTACTCCCATGTATTGAAAAAGGAACGCCGCGGTGATTATCTTGGCGGGACAGTCCAAGTCATTCCGCATATCACCAATGAAATTAAAGAACGAATCCTGAAGGCAGGCCATGATACAAACGCTGACGTGGTTATCACAGAAATCGGCGGAACAGTAGGGGATATTGAATCCTTGCCATTCCTTGAGGCAATTCGCCAAATCAAGAGCGATATCGGCTCTGACAATGTATTGTACATACACTGTACATTAATTCCGTATCTTAAAGCGGCCGGCGAAATGAAAACAAAACCAACCCAGCATAGCGTAAAAGAGCTGCGCAGCCTTGGCATCCAGCCAAATATCATCGTCGTTCGTACAGAAATGCCAATTTCTCAAGATATGAAGGACAAGCTAGCATTATTCTGTGATATCGACAAAAATGCTGTAATTGAATGCCCTGATGCAGACACTCTATACAAAGTGCCATTGATGCTCCAAGACCAAAAGATGGACCAAATCGTCTGCAACCATTTGAAATTGCAAACGCCAGATGCAGAAATGACAGAATGGAAAGAGCTTGTTGAGAAAGTAACGCATCTATCCAAAACAGTGACAATCGGCCTTGTCGGTAAATATGTTGAATTGCAGGATGCTTACATCTCTGTTGTCGAGTCTCTTAAGCACGCTGGATACGCATTTGACGCAGACATTAAGATTAAATGGATCAATGCTGAAGAAGTAACAAAAGAAAACGTAGAAGAGCTTCTTGGCGATGTAGCCGGTGTCCTTGTTCCTGGCGGTTTCGGTGACCGCGGGATCGAAGGGAAAATCGCTGCAATCGAATATGCAAGAACACATAAGAAACCATTCCTTGGCATCTGCCTAGGCATGCAGCTTGCATCTATTGAATTTGCGCGCAATGTTCTTGGACTCGAGGATGCGAACTCATCAGAGATCAATCCAGCTACGACAAACCCAATCATCGACTTGCTTCCTGAGCAAAAGGATGTCGAGGACCTTGGCGGAACGCTTCGCCTAGGACTGTACCCATGTAAAGTGGTACCAGGCACGAAAACAGCTGAAGCATACAAAGAAGAAGTGGTATATGAACGTCATCGCCATCGCTATGAATTCAATAACCACTACCGCGAAGACATGGAAAAACAAGGCTTCGTCTTCTCCGGCACAAGCCCAGATGGCCGCCTGGTTGAGATCATTGAGCTCAAAGATCACCCATGGTTTGTCGCATCCCAGTTCCACCCGGAATTCATCTCAAGACCAACACGCCCGCAGCCGCTTTTCCGCGACTTCGTAAAAGCGTCTTTGGAAGAGAGATAA